In Seonamhaeicola sp. S2-3, the genomic window ATTTTAATTAATGCTAAAAAAGTATCTGATCATTTTAAAGAACAGGTAGTTGTTACTATTTATTTAAAAGAAAACGCTAAAGACATAGAAATTAAGCAACTTGAAAAAAGTTTAGCTATGAGCGATTATGTTAAATCTATTGAATACGTTAGTAAAGAACAAGCTGCCGAATTTATGAAAGCCGAAACGGGTGAAGATTTTATGGACTTTGTTGGTTACAATCCGTTACAAAATTCTATAGACGTTTACTTAAAAGCCGATTACGTAACCTCTGAATATTTAGAAACCGTATCTGTAGAGGCTTTAAACAAAAAATTTGTTGATGAAGTAAGCTATGATAATGACTTGGTAAACTTAATGAACGATAACGTAAAAAAAATAAGTTTTTGGGTATTGGTAATTAGTGCCCTTTTTACTGTAATAGCCGTATTGCTTATTAACAGCTCATTACGTTTATCTGTTTACTCTAAACGTTTTACTATAAAAACCATGCAAATGGTTGGGGCTACAAAACAATTTATACGCAGACCATTTATTTGGAAAAGTATACGTTTAGGCATTATTGGTGCCACATTAGCTTTAATAGGAATGGCAGTTGTTTTTTATTATTTAAACCAAACTTTTCCAGAATTAGAACTTTTAGCTAACCCTATTCTTGTAATTTTACTTTTTGTGTTTGTTTTTGGCCTAGGCATTATAATTACATGGATAAGCACCCATTTTGCTACCCAACGTTTCTTGAATTTAAGAACAGATGAACTTTACTACTAGCACTAATTTAAAACAGCATTAACACTTAAGTATTAAATAATTCCTTTAATTTGCAATTATTCTAAAAGAAAGATGGGAGAAAAAAAACGAAAAGAAGAATCTAAACCAGTTTTTATTTTTGGTAAAAAAAACTATAAATTCATGTTTATTGGATTAGCGTTTATTGCCATTGGTTTTATTTTAATGTCTGGTGGTGGTAGTGATGACCCTAATGTTTTTAATCCTGAAATTTTTAACTGGAGGCGCATCCGTTTAGCACCCGCTTTAGTGTTAGCTGGATTTGGTATTCAAATTTATGCTATTCTTTTAAATCCTGATAAATAGTAGCATTTTACTGAAAAAGTATGAACTTCTTTTTCTCTTTTAAATAGATTCCTGCTTTCGCAGGAATGATAAAGCAAACGTTTCTGCCATTTGTTTTACATAATTATAGCTATTTTTCATGGCATCATCTAAATCAGTTGCGTTTTCAATTACAGAACTAGCGTAATTAATTCCCATTTTGGTAGTTTCTTCTTTTGACAACTCTAGCGAACCACAAAAAGCAGCCACTTTAATTTGTTGCGCTTTCGCGGAAGTTAACACACCTTGAATGGTTTTTCCAGACATGGTTTGCGTGTCTAATTTACCTTCGCCAGTAATAATCCAATCGGCTTTAGATATTTTAGTGTCAAAATTTGCTAAATTTTTAATGAGCGTAATACCTGGAGTTAATTCGCCATTTAAAAACAATTTTGAAGCAATACCCATACCACCAGCTGCACCAGCACCTTTTACACTTTGCACATCAACTTTAAAAGTAGTTTCTAAAAGCTTTGAAAAATCTTGTAAACCTTTATCAAGCATTTTAATATCACTTTCTGTAGCTCCTTTTTGTGCGGCATATACATAGGCTGCTCCGTTTTTGCCGTATAATGGGTTGGTAACATCGCAGGCTACACTAAACTTGGTAGTTAGCAGCTTTGGATGTGCTTTTAAGACTTCTATTTTTTTTATTTCTGAAAGATTAGCACCAATAGGCTTAACCTCTTTATTGTTAGCATTAAAAAACTGAAAACCTAATGCTGATGCCATACCAATACCACAATCGTTAGTAGCGCTTCCGCCTATACCTAAAATAATGTGTTTTACCCCTTTATTTAAAGCATCTTTAATTAACTCGCCTGTACCAAAAGTAGACGCATTTTTACAATTAAACTGTTGTGGTTTTAATAATTTAACACCAGAGGCTTCGGCCATTTCAATGAATGCTATTTTGGTGTCTTCAGAATATAAATAAGACGCTTCAACAGGTTCAAAAAATGGGTTATTAACCATTAATTTTACCATGTTGCCTTTTAAGTAATAGTTTACAACATCAATAGTACCATCGCCACCATCGGCTAATGGTAATTTTAAAATTTCAACTTCAGGAATAACCGATTTTACACCTTCCTCTACAGCATTACAGAATGCTATTCCTGTTAGCGAATTTTTAAACTTATCGGGTGCCACAATTATTTCCATATATTAAAAATACCAAATATTACATCATTAACATATTAAAACACAATTTGTATTTCTATTTAATTATTTTTGCCCCATGGATACATTAGACGCAATTATTTTAGGTATTATTCAAGGGCTTACAGAGTTCTTACCTGTATCATCTAGCGGACATTTAGAATTGGGTAAAGCAATTCTGGGCGACCATTCTGTGCCTGAAGAAAGCTTACTTTTTACCGTAGTACTACACTTTGCAACCGCTTTAAGTACTATAGTTATTTTTAGAAAAGACATTTTTGATATTATTAAAGGGATTTTAAAGCTTCAGTGGAATGAAGACATGCAGTTTTTAGTTAAAATTGTTGTATCAATGCTACCTGCTGTAATAGTTGGGTTATTTTTTGAAGAACAATTAGAAACCCTTTTTAGTGGTAACATTTTGCTTGTAGGCGCTATGTTAATTGTAACGGCAGCCCTTTTATTTTTAGCCGATAAAGCTAAAGACACTAACAAAAAAGTAACCTTTAGTAACGCATTTGTTATTGGTATTTCACAAGCCATTGCTATGCTTCCTGGTATTTCGCGCTCTGGCGCCACTATTTCAACCTCTGTTTTACTTGGTAATGATAAAACTAAAGCTGCGCGTTTTTCATTTTTAATGGTAGTACCTTTAATTTTTGGGAAAATTGCTAAAGATGTTTTAAGTGGCGATATTTCTATGGAAAGTCAAAACTTTACGGCACTTTCCGTTGGTTTTGTAGCCGCTTTTGTAGCTGGACTTTTTGCCTGTACTTGGATGATTGCTTTAGTTAAAAAAAGTAAATTATCATACTTTGCTATTTACTGCGTTATTGTGGGGCTTATTGCTATTACAGTTTCATTTCTAAATTAAAATATGACTGCTGAAGATTTCCTTTCTGGACAAATATTATTAATAGACAAGCCTCTTAACTGGACTTCTTTTCAAGTAGTTAATAAACTGCGGTGGGAAATTAGACAAGCCTTCAAAATAAAAAAAATAAAAGTTGGGCATGCGGGCACACTCGATCCTTTAGCAACAGGATTATTAATTATTTGCACAGGAAAAAAAACCAAAGAAATTAACACTTATCAAGCTCAAATAAAGGAATACACAGGCACTTTTGTTGTAGGCTGTACAACGCCTTCGTTTGATTTAGAAACCGAAATAAACGAACATTTTCCTACCGAACATATTACCGAAACTTTAATAAACGAAACCACAAAACAATTTATTGGCGATATTGAACAGTTTCCACCAGTGTTTTCTGCTATAAAAAAAGATGGAAAACGCCTTTATGAATTTGCTAGAGCTGGTGAAGATGTAGAAATAAAACCTAGAAAAGTAACTATTTCAGAATTTGAAATTACTAATATTGAAACTTCTACTGCGCTTAGTACAGCTAGTTTAAATATTGACTTTAGAGTGGTTTGTAGTAAAGGCACTTACATACGCTCTTTAGCTAACGATTTTGGTAAAGCATTAAACTCTGGCGCACACCTTTCTGCTTTAAGGCGCACTAGAATTGGCAATTTTAATGTTGAAAAAGCTACCTCTATTGAAACTTTCATTACTAATTTAAAGAACTAAAATATTTATTTTTACGTATATTGGATAAACAATTGGTAAAAATTGCATCTCTCAAATCAACATAAAGCCCTAGTATTAACCTTTCTTGTAGCAGCAACGGTAGTACTTTCTGTGTTTAGTTTTAGCCTAAAACAACAACAAGAACGTATTGCTGAAAGTTATTTCGAATTAGAACCTGAAGAGGAACTTACTGAGGAAGAAATTAAAATTATTGAAGCTTTAGATAAACTAAACAGCTCTAAAGCCGAAACTAATAGCGCTTTTAACGAAACACAAAAAGCGAATCATTTTGCACAAGCTTATAAAACTATTGCACCACCCGAAGATTATGTTCCTAAAACAAGCGATATAGACAGTGACCAAGCGTTAAACAATTATAAAGAAAAATATAAAAACAACCACTTAGACGACTTAAATGAAGAAGCGCTCTCTCAATTTGACAAAGTTAATAACGTACTAAAAAAACAACAAGAAGAAGCCAATAATGCCAATAGCACTATTGGATTCTCTTTAAAAGGAAGAACAAAAGTTTATATACCTATTCCTGTGTATCTTTGTGAAGTTAACGGAAAAATTGTAGTAAACATAACCGTTAATGCTTCAGGACATGTTATTGATGCTTATGTAAACACCTCATCAAATTCTGATAACGAATGCTTAATTGAACACGCTCTAGATTACGCTAAAGAGTCTATATTTAGTGCAGATGCTTCAAAACCAACCCAAATAGGATCTATTACATTTAACTTTATTGGGAAAAACTAGGTTGAAATCTGCTTAACATTTCAGCAATATCATCTATTATTGTGTTTCCTTTATCTTTATTATACCAATGTTGTAAATCTTCTTTAAACTCTGGCGTAAGCTTACCATTTTCAGCTTTAAATCTTTTCACATAATAAGTCGCTTCGCTTGGTCTTGGCCCATAAGTATCTAAAACAGCACCCGTTTCATTGTCAATCATAATTAACTTTGGTATTGCCCTGTTTCCATCGGTTAAAAACATATCCATTAATTCAAGATTATCATCTCTTAAAACTACACGCATAGTAATTTTAGGGTTCAATTCTGCAATTTTATTCAAAACGGGTAAAACGTGGGCAGCATCTCCGCACCAACTTTCTGTAATAACTAACCACGTAACATTAGCATTAAAATCTAAAAGACGTTTTTTAGATTTGTTGTCTATTTTTAAAGTCTTATCCCAACGCTTCATGCGCCTGTTATTCAACTTAGTAAAGTCTATTTTATCAGCACTTTTATCAACTCCAGTAGCGCTTTCCTGTTCTACTAATTTAAGCATTAAACTACGATATGCCTCATAAGACATACTATTTTCTAAACTAGATTTTATAATGTTGTTCATAACAAATGGTTTTGATGACGGTACAAAATTAGTATCTTGCCGTTCTTTATAAGATGACATTTGTCATACCTAACCAATAAAACTTACATTCATGAATATTAAGCAACGGTGTGCTTGGTGTGAAGGTGATGCTCTATATGAAAAATACCATGATGAAGCATGGGGTGTTCCTGTTTATGATGACGCTAAGTTGTTTGAATTTTTAATACTTGAAACCTTTCAAGCGGGATTAAGCTGGATAACCATTTTACGTAAACGTGAAAATTTTAGAAAAGCATTTGATGATTTTAACTATAAAAAAATAGCCCAATACAAACAAGATAAAATAGACCAGTTATTACAAGATGCTGGCATAATTAGGAATAAACTAAAAATTAATGCAACGGTTACCAATGCCCAAGCCTTTATTAAAATACAGAAACAATTTGGTAGCTTTAGCAACTACATTTGGGGTTTTGTTGATGGCAAACCTATAAAAAACAATTTTAAAACTTTAAATGAAGTTCCTGCAAACACAGCCTTAAGTGATACTATTAGTAAAGATTTAAAAAAACATGGTTTTAAGTTTGTGGGTACCACAGTGGTTTATGCACACATGCAGGCAACTGGAATGGTAAACAATCATGTTACAAGCTGTTTTAGATATGATGAAGTATAGTTTAGGGCTACTTATTTTTTGTTTTCTTATTTGTAATGATGCGTTGTTGGCTCAAGATGATAATTTTGATGCTTTAGGTGAAACTTCAGCTGCTTTAAACCACAAAGTATCAAAAAATTACACAACAAATTTCACACTTAGAAGCAGGTATTTTTTACACCAAAATAGTTTTGGGTATAGGCAACAACAGCTAGATGTTTTTCATTATTCTACCTTTAACTTAAACCTATCTAAAAAATTAGGTCTTGGTATTTACTACAGAAATAGAGATTGGTTTAATAGCGGAAGTGATGAACTAAGGCTTTCACAGCAATTTAATTATACTAAACAACAACAAAATATACGTTTTGGGCATAGAATAAGGTTAGAGCAACGCATATTTGATAGCTTTACAGATTTTAGACAACGCTACCGCTTTAGTATAAATTTCCCACTAAATGGCAATAGTTTAGAAAATGCTAACACGCATTTTACAGCATCTTTAGAGGGGTTATGGATTGTGAGTAAAAACAAAGCCCCCTTACTAGACAAAAGAACGACTGCTAAAATTGGTTGGCAATTAAGCCAAGATTTAAAATTTGAAACCGGATTAGAATACCGCCTAGAAAGTTTTAATGTTCATACTAAAAACTACTTGTTTTTGTTAACTGGTGCTGTTTGTAGACTTTAGATTTTTTGTGAGTAGAACACTAAATTTTGAAAGCATACATTAAATTGAAAATCCGCGAGGATTATTATAAGTGGCGAGAATAAGCAATTATTTCTTATAGCCATTACAGACTTTTATTAATAATCTTGAACCAAAACTTCAGTTGGTATATGAAGTGTTGAATTGAGTTTTCTAATCATTCCTAAAGTTAGCTTACGTTTTTTGTTCAAGATTTCACTAACCCTACTTTTAAACCCGATAACTTCGGCTAAATCCTTTTGTTTCATTCCCATCTGTTCCATTCGGAATTTGATTGCCTCAATTGGATCAGGCATTTCAATTGGAAAATTCTCATTTTCATATCGGTCAATTAAAATTGATAGGATTTCTAATTCATCTCCTTCGTCAGTTCCTTTTTTTGCATCAAAAATCTCCTCAAGTCTATCCAGAGCATTTTGATAATCTTTTTCGTTTCTTATCGGTGTTATTTTCATAATCAGATATTATTTGCGTCTATTTTATCGTATTCGGCGTGAGTTCCAATGAATCTTATCCAGCATATTTGGTATTCAAAGTTGAATTTTGCAATCAAACGGTAGTTATTACCTTTAATATTGTAAACAATTCGGTTGTCTTTTAAAATACTGGCACTTGGGTAATCTTTCTTTAATTCATTAATATTTTTCCATTCAGATTTTTCAGTTTCTCTAAACCAAGATTTTAATTGTTCCTCACAATCAGCGTGTTTATCCCAAAAATCTCGTAAAGTTCGTTTTGCTATAACTCTCACTTTATACTTGTTTGTCGCAAATATAACAAAAAAGTTACCAAATTGGTAATATTTTTCGTCTTAGAATACACGTCGTTCTAATGACTTAGATTCTGCACCAAACAAAATTAAGTTTTTAAAAACTTCAAAAAAGCATCTCTTGGTATCTCTTCGGCTCCTAAACTTGCCAAATGATTGGTATATACTTGGCAATCTATAAGTTTATAGTGGGTGTTTTTAATAAAACTAATAAACGCCACTTTACTGGCATTACTTACTTTAGAAAACATACTCTCACCACAAAAAACACCATTGTTTAAATCTACGCCGTAAAAACCTCCAACTAATGTATTGTCTTGCCACACCTCAACAGATTTGGCATATCCTAACTCATGTAATTTTGTGTAGGCTTCTATCATGTTTTGGGTTATCCAAGTACCTTGTTGTCCGTTACGTTTTATATGCGCACAGGCTGTTATAACATCTCTAAACGCTTTATTTACGGTAACTGTAAATGTTTTATTGCGCATGACTTGTCTCATGCTTTTAGACACTTTTAGCTTTTCTGGAAACAGCACAAAACGCGGATTGGGACTCCACCATATAATGGGTTCATCGGTTTCAAACCACGGAAAAATTCCAGAGTTATATGCTAGTAGTAATCGGTCTACCGATAAATCGCCCCCAACAGCCAAAATACCTTCTGGAGTAGCTTTATTTACATCTGGAAACCACAGGTCTTTATTAAGAAAAAACATGGTGTAAAAATAAAAAACCTCAACATTAATCTGTTGAGGTTTTTAATGTATTCCCATTTTTTATACGGGAACATCAAATTTATTAAAACGGTAAATCGTCTTGATCTTCTTCATTTAATTCCCCAGCAGGTTCAAAGGCATCCATTGGTGGTACAGGAGGCACATTGCCATCTGTTGGTTCTTGTTGTAATGCCTCTATACGCCATCCTTGAATAGAGTTGAAGTATTTAGTTTCACCTTGTGGGTTAACCCACTCTCTTCCGCGTAAATTAATGTTTATTTTCACTTGTTGCCCAACTTGAAAATTATTTAGTAAATCTGTTTTATCTTGTACAAATTCTACCATTATATGTTGTGGGTATTGCTCTTCTGTGGTAACTACAACTTCACGCTTTCTAAACCCATTGTTTCCAAAAGTTTGCGTTTCTCCTATTACTTTAATTCTTCCTTGAACTTCCATTTCTTAAATTACTTTTTTATTTATTTGTCTTAACTTAATAATATTTTCCAAGCACTTTGTACATCGCCGTAGCTTAAATATTTCTGTGCTAATTTATGTTTTTCTCTATGCGAAGCTTCTTTTATTTTAGGATATCTAGCACCTATATCTTCTATAAAACTTTCTACATCTTGTTTTGAAGGTAAAGCTTCTACATTACCCAACATGCCTAAATTATTACCCGTTAAAATCATGCTGTTTTTAACGTGTTCTGGAAAACTATCAACGCCTATTCCTAAGCTTGTTAATGGTTTTGGTATTTCAAAAAAACCTTTACTTGCTCTACTATACAAACTCCCTCCTGCACGTGCAACTAAATCTAATTTTTTTTGATTTATGGTTTCATCTTCATTTAAAACCTCATCATCTATGTGCATTTTAAGCACTTCGCAAATTACTAAATTACCGGCGCCTCCTTCATTTCCTAAAGCAACTATCTCATTAATTTTACACTCAAACTGAATGGGCGACTCTGCAACTCTAAAGGGTTTTACCAAATCTGATTTTAACATGGTTAAACCAGATTTTTCAAATTCATTTACTCCCTCTGGATATTCTGTACTACTTAACGATGCTTGATGCACCAAATCAAAATTCACCACATTAATTACAACTTCGTTTGTTTTTTCTACGTTGCATAATGTGTGCTTTGTAGTGTTATCTCTAACTCTACGTGCCGGCGAAAATACCAAAATTGGTGGATTTGCACTAAACACATTAAAAAAACTAAAAGGTGACAAATTGGGCGTTCCCTTTTCATCAACAGTACTTGCAAAAGCAATGGGCCTGGGCGCAACAGCACTCAGCAAATAACTATGTAATTTTCTTGTTGATAAGTCTTTAGGATTGAACGAAGCCATTTACCACTTTTAATTTTAACAAATGTAACTAATAAAGCGTGCAACTAAAAACCGATTTACTAACAACTTGGACAATAATATTAACAGATTTGCATTATATTACATGTTAAATTAAATTTTAATGATTTTCACTAAACATCAAAACACCTTTCGCTGGATTATTGTAGTGGCTTCATTCATTATAGTGTCTGTTATTATGTGGAAAACTTATGAGTTTTTTCAGCATTTTAAACACGAGGAACGTACCAAAATTGAAATTTGGGCTTCTGCACAAACCGATCTTATAAAAACTGGCAACCTAAATTCTGATATGGGCGACTTACCGTTACAGGTTATTACTAGTAACAAAACCACCCCAATGATTATGGTTAACAAAGACGGCTCTATAGACCACAACAACCTAGATTCTAATAAAATTAAAGATTCTGTTTATTTAAAAAAACTTATTGCAAAATTTGAAAAAGAAAACAAACCTATTGAAGTAAGGTTTGATGGCGAAGTTTACAATACTATTTACTATGGTAACTCTCCGCTAATTAATAAACTTAAATATTATCCGTTAGCCTTAATACTTATTGTTGTGTTATTTGGTGCTGTAATTTTCTTCTTTTATAGCAGCAATAAAAATGCTACTCAAAATAAATTGTGGTCTGGAATGGCTAAAGAAACAGCCCATCAAATAGGTACGCCATTGTCTTCTTTAATTGGGTGGACCGAAATTTTAAAAAGCGAAAATGTTAACCCAAGTTATATTTCTGAAATTGAAAAAGATGTTGACAGACTAAAAATTATTACAGAACGATTTAGTAAAATTGGCTCTATTCCTACCTTAGAAACGGCTAACATTGTAGAAGAAACCATTCACTCTTACGATTATTTAAAATCTAGAGCATCAGACCTTATTGAGTTTGATTTAATTACTCCTGATGAGTACATACCTGTGGCTTTAAACAAACAACTGTATAGTTGGACTATTGAAAATTTAGTTAAAAATGCCATTGATGCTATGAAAGGCAGAGGCAAATTAACTGTTGAAATTTCTCAACTAGAAGACAATGTTAAAGTTAAAGTAACCGATACTGGAAAGGGCATTGCAAAAAAACATTTTAATAAAATTTTTGAACCCGGATTTACTACTAAAAAGCGT contains:
- a CDS encoding DNA-3-methyladenine glycosylase I — translated: MNIKQRCAWCEGDALYEKYHDEAWGVPVYDDAKLFEFLILETFQAGLSWITILRKRENFRKAFDDFNYKKIAQYKQDKIDQLLQDAGIIRNKLKINATVTNAQAFIKIQKQFGSFSNYIWGFVDGKPIKNNFKTLNEVPANTALSDTISKDLKKHGFKFVGTTVVYAHMQATGMVNNHVTSCFRYDEV
- a CDS encoding type II toxin-antitoxin system HigA family antitoxin produces the protein MKITPIRNEKDYQNALDRLEEIFDAKKGTDEGDELEILSILIDRYENENFPIEMPDPIEAIKFRMEQMGMKQKDLAEVIGFKSRVSEILNKKRKLTLGMIRKLNSTLHIPTEVLVQDY
- a CDS encoding ABC transporter permease, translated to MSSYFEKQQKRRLISSYFSVVLSIALVLFLLGLLGIILINAKKVSDHFKEQVVVTIYLKENAKDIEIKQLEKSLAMSDYVKSIEYVSKEQAAEFMKAETGEDFMDFVGYNPLQNSIDVYLKADYVTSEYLETVSVEALNKKFVDEVSYDNDLVNLMNDNVKKISFWVLVISALFTVIAVLLINSSLRLSVYSKRFTIKTMQMVGATKQFIRRPFIWKSIRLGIIGATLALIGMAVVFYYLNQTFPELELLANPILVILLFVFVFGLGIIITWISTHFATQRFLNLRTDELYY
- a CDS encoding undecaprenyl-diphosphate phosphatase — encoded protein: MDTLDAIILGIIQGLTEFLPVSSSGHLELGKAILGDHSVPEESLLFTVVLHFATALSTIVIFRKDIFDIIKGILKLQWNEDMQFLVKIVVSMLPAVIVGLFFEEQLETLFSGNILLVGAMLIVTAALLFLADKAKDTNKKVTFSNAFVIGISQAIAMLPGISRSGATISTSVLLGNDKTKAARFSFLMVVPLIFGKIAKDVLSGDISMESQNFTALSVGFVAAFVAGLFACTWMIALVKKSKLSYFAIYCVIVGLIAITVSFLN
- a CDS encoding DUF2490 domain-containing protein, which translates into the protein MLQAVLDMMKYSLGLLIFCFLICNDALLAQDDNFDALGETSAALNHKVSKNYTTNFTLRSRYFLHQNSFGYRQQQLDVFHYSTFNLNLSKKLGLGIYYRNRDWFNSGSDELRLSQQFNYTKQQQNIRFGHRIRLEQRIFDSFTDFRQRYRFSINFPLNGNSLENANTHFTASLEGLWIVSKNKAPLLDKRTTAKIGWQLSQDLKFETGLEYRLESFNVHTKNYLFLLTGAVCRL
- a CDS encoding DUF3127 domain-containing protein — its product is MEVQGRIKVIGETQTFGNNGFRKREVVVTTEEQYPQHIMVEFVQDKTDLLNNFQVGQQVKININLRGREWVNPQGETKYFNSIQGWRIEALQQEPTDGNVPPVPPMDAFEPAGELNEEDQDDLPF
- a CDS encoding flavin reductase family protein — encoded protein: MASFNPKDLSTRKLHSYLLSAVAPRPIAFASTVDEKGTPNLSPFSFFNVFSANPPILVFSPARRVRDNTTKHTLCNVEKTNEVVINVVNFDLVHQASLSSTEYPEGVNEFEKSGLTMLKSDLVKPFRVAESPIQFECKINEIVALGNEGGAGNLVICEVLKMHIDDEVLNEDETINQKKLDLVARAGGSLYSRASKGFFEIPKPLTSLGIGVDSFPEHVKNSMILTGNNLGMLGNVEALPSKQDVESFIEDIGARYPKIKEASHREKHKLAQKYLSYGDVQSAWKILLS
- a CDS encoding thioredoxin family protein, with protein sequence MNNIIKSSLENSMSYEAYRSLMLKLVEQESATGVDKSADKIDFTKLNNRRMKRWDKTLKIDNKSKKRLLDFNANVTWLVITESWCGDAAHVLPVLNKIAELNPKITMRVVLRDDNLELMDMFLTDGNRAIPKLIMIDNETGAVLDTYGPRPSEATYYVKRFKAENGKLTPEFKEDLQHWYNKDKGNTIIDDIAEMLSRFQPSFSQ
- a CDS encoding PAS domain-containing sensor histidine kinase, which encodes MIFTKHQNTFRWIIVVASFIIVSVIMWKTYEFFQHFKHEERTKIEIWASAQTDLIKTGNLNSDMGDLPLQVITSNKTTPMIMVNKDGSIDHNNLDSNKIKDSVYLKKLIAKFEKENKPIEVRFDGEVYNTIYYGNSPLINKLKYYPLALILIVVLFGAVIFFFYSSNKNATQNKLWSGMAKETAHQIGTPLSSLIGWTEILKSENVNPSYISEIEKDVDRLKIITERFSKIGSIPTLETANIVEETIHSYDYLKSRASDLIEFDLITPDEYIPVALNKQLYSWTIENLVKNAIDAMKGRGKLTVEISQLEDNVKVKVTDTGKGIAKKHFNKIFEPGFTTKKRGWGLGLSLTKRIIEDFHNGKIKVLNSEKGKGTTIQINLKSA
- a CDS encoding DUF3098 domain-containing protein translates to MGEKKRKEESKPVFIFGKKNYKFMFIGLAFIAIGFILMSGGGSDDPNVFNPEIFNWRRIRLAPALVLAGFGIQIYAILLNPDK
- the aat gene encoding leucyl/phenylalanyl-tRNA--protein transferase, with protein sequence MFFLNKDLWFPDVNKATPEGILAVGGDLSVDRLLLAYNSGIFPWFETDEPIIWWSPNPRFVLFPEKLKVSKSMRQVMRNKTFTVTVNKAFRDVITACAHIKRNGQQGTWITQNMIEAYTKLHELGYAKSVEVWQDNTLVGGFYGVDLNNGVFCGESMFSKVSNASKVAFISFIKNTHYKLIDCQVYTNHLASLGAEEIPRDAFLKFLKT
- a CDS encoding glycerate kinase; this translates as MEIIVAPDKFKNSLTGIAFCNAVEEGVKSVIPEVEILKLPLADGGDGTIDVVNYYLKGNMVKLMVNNPFFEPVEASYLYSEDTKIAFIEMAEASGVKLLKPQQFNCKNASTFGTGELIKDALNKGVKHIILGIGGSATNDCGIGMASALGFQFFNANNKEVKPIGANLSEIKKIEVLKAHPKLLTTKFSVACDVTNPLYGKNGAAYVYAAQKGATESDIKMLDKGLQDFSKLLETTFKVDVQSVKGAGAAGGMGIASKLFLNGELTPGITLIKNLANFDTKISKADWIITGEGKLDTQTMSGKTIQGVLTSAKAQQIKVAAFCGSLELSKEETTKMGINYASSVIENATDLDDAMKNSYNYVKQMAETFALSFLRKQESI
- a CDS encoding type II toxin-antitoxin system HigB family toxin, whose protein sequence is MRVIAKRTLRDFWDKHADCEEQLKSWFRETEKSEWKNINELKKDYPSASILKDNRIVYNIKGNNYRLIAKFNFEYQICWIRFIGTHAEYDKIDANNI
- the truB gene encoding tRNA pseudouridine(55) synthase TruB, which codes for MTAEDFLSGQILLIDKPLNWTSFQVVNKLRWEIRQAFKIKKIKVGHAGTLDPLATGLLIICTGKKTKEINTYQAQIKEYTGTFVVGCTTPSFDLETEINEHFPTEHITETLINETTKQFIGDIEQFPPVFSAIKKDGKRLYEFARAGEDVEIKPRKVTISEFEITNIETSTALSTASLNIDFRVVCSKGTYIRSLANDFGKALNSGAHLSALRRTRIGNFNVEKATSIETFITNLKN